A genome region from Magnolia sinica isolate HGM2019 chromosome 8, MsV1, whole genome shotgun sequence includes the following:
- the LOC131253050 gene encoding ankyrin repeat-containing protein ITN1-like, whose amino-acid sequence MDSQIQQGDRDLESGPSPLPIASSSTSPLPSPSPSPSSASTAPALVLSNSGKRIDQKKKYVKQVTGRHNDTELHLAAKRGDLAAVRQILGEIDAQMVRAAASTDFDAEVAEIRAAVVNEVNELGETALFVAAEGGHLGVVEELLKYSDRDGVARKNQSGFDALHKAATQGHKDIVQVLLNHYPELSKTLGPSNATPLVSAASRGHTEVVHELLSKDSSLLEISKNNGKNALHLAARQGHVQIVQALLDKDPQLARRTDKKGQTALHMAVKGVSCEVVKLLLEADAAIVMLPDKFGNTALHVATRKKRSEIVNELLLLPDSNVNALNRDHKTAFDIAEGLPLSEEASEIKECLAHHGAVRANELNQPRDELRKTVTEIKKDVHTQLEQTRKTNKNVHGIAKELRKLHREGINNATNSVTVVAVLFATVAFAAIFTVPGGDHNSGVAVVVNHTSFKIFFLFNAVALFTSLAVVVVQITLVRGETKSERRVVEVINKLMWLASVCTSVAFIASSYIVVGRHYRWAAILVTVIGGVIMGGVLGTMTYYVVKSKRSRSLRKREKSKSSRISGSNSWHHSEFSESEINPIYAL is encoded by the exons ATGGATTCCCAAATTCAACAAG GAGATAGGGATTTGGAATCGGGGCCTTCTCCGTTACCGATAGCGTCATCGTCAACGTCTCCGTTACCCTCCCCGTCGCCGTCCCCGTCGTCGGCGTCGACAGCTCCGGCGCTCGTGCTGTCGAATTCCGGCAAGCGGATCGACCAGAAGAAGAAGTATGTGAAGCAGGTAACGGGCCGGCATAACGACACGGAGCTCCACCTGGCGGCGAAGCGGGGCGATCTGGCAGCCGTGCGGCAGATCCTTGGGGAGATCGACGCGCAGATGGTGAGGGCAGCGGCGAGTACGGACTTCGACGCTGAGGTGGCGGAGATACGGGCGGCGGTGGTGAACGAGGTGAATGAGCTGGGGGAGACAGCGCTGTTTGTGGCAGCTGAGGGTGGGCACCTTGGTGTGGTGGAGGAGCTTCTTAAGTATTCTGATCGGGATGGGGTCGCAAGGAAGAACCAGTCGGGGTTCGATGCGCTGCATAAGGCGGCGACCCAGGGGCATAAAG ACATTGTGCAGGTACTTCTGAACCATTATCCAGAGCTAAGCAAAACGCTTGGCCCTTCAAATGCAACTCCTCTTGTATCCGCAGCATCGAGGGGGCACACAGAGGTAGTGCATGAGCTACTATCAAAAGATTCTAGCTTATTGGAGATATCAAAAAACAATGGGAAAAATGCATTACATTTAGCTGCCCGACAAGGGCATGTACAAATTGTACAAGCATTACTCGACAAGGATCCGCAGTTGGCACGGAGGACTGACAAGAAAGGACAAACTGCACTACACATGGCTGTAAAAGGAGTTAGCTGTGAAGTAGTGAAGCTGCTTCTTGAGGCAGATGCGGCTATAGTAATGCTACCAGACAAGTTTGGAAACACAGCATTGCACGTAGCTACAAGGAAGAAGCGGTCAGAG ATAGTGAATGAGTTGCTGCTACTCCCAGATTCCAATGTCAATGCACTAAACCGAGATCACAAAACAGCATTCGACATAGCTGAAGGGCTGCCTCTCTCTGAAGAAGCCTCGGAGATAAAAGAGTGTCTGGCCCACCATGGTGCAGTTAGGGCAAACGAGCTGAACCAGCCAAGGGATGAGCTGAGAAAGACTGTAACAGAGATCAAGAAAGATGTTCATACCCAACTTGAACAAACCAGGAAAACCAATAAGAACGTACACGGAATCGCCAAGGAGCTTAGGAAGCTGCATAGGGAAGGGATAAACAATGCCACCAACTCCGTGACTGTGGTTGCTGTGCTCTTTGCCACAGTGGCTTTTGCGGCCATTTTCACTGTGCCCGGTGGGGACCACAATTCTGGCGTGGCAGTGGTTGTGAATCACACTTCGTTCAAGATCTTTTTCCTCTTCAATGCTGTTGCACTGTTTACTTCTTTGGCGGTGGTGGTGGTTCAGATCACGTTAGTGAGAGGGGAGACGAAATCAGAGAGGCGGGTTGTGGAGGTGATCAACAAGCTGATGTGGTTGGCATCGGTGTGCACGTCGGTCGCATTCATCGCCTCATCTTATATTGTCGTTGGTCGCCATTACAGGTGGGCCGCGATTCTGGTCACGGTCATTGGTGGAGTGATAATGGGTGGGGTCCTTGGCACCATGACTTACTATGTGGTGAAGTCCAAGCGCAGCCGGTCACTTAGGAAGAGGGAGAAATCGAAATCGTCGAGGATAAGCGGGTCGAATTCGTGGCATCACTCGGAGTTCTCTGAATCAGAAATCAATCCCATTTATGCTCTTTGA